The proteins below are encoded in one region of Stieleria sp. JC731:
- a CDS encoding class I SAM-dependent methyltransferase → MNTQPQIALDDLSLFGLREEPAISEQMIVNENRLAENNELADRILKSVYWEADRDAAFNRYYKSNDFANTLKLLKIFSVAPDRPLVEIGGGSGFLSWALNRRGFSNLTLMEPNPHFITGTGYLRSREDSQGIKIANSLEGFYESSTKFDTVVTRNCIHHFRNITYVASCIRQKMNTGGQWVVIREPYIESATELYQFLQGHPYSQPYGIYEFGFPASYYCDSIELAGFKLKSVVPAGYANSSLAQFSEERGRTLNRLGSKLTDTILKYAPSTTVKLFRTEQAIRDLLNIHKSLFSKPQVMVFERVELGELPENAIWYRPSALPDIDLKDQRTAA, encoded by the coding sequence ATGAATACTCAGCCTCAAATCGCATTGGACGATCTCTCACTGTTTGGCTTACGCGAAGAGCCTGCGATATCGGAGCAAATGATTGTTAATGAAAACCGACTGGCAGAAAACAATGAATTGGCCGACCGAATTTTGAAATCGGTGTACTGGGAGGCAGATCGTGATGCAGCGTTCAACCGGTACTACAAAAGCAACGACTTTGCAAACACGCTCAAGCTACTAAAGATCTTTAGCGTCGCCCCGGATCGGCCACTGGTGGAAATCGGTGGCGGGAGCGGCTTCCTTTCGTGGGCTTTGAACCGAAGGGGATTTTCCAATTTGACGCTTATGGAGCCAAATCCACACTTCATTACGGGGACTGGCTATTTACGAAGCAGAGAGGATTCGCAGGGCATCAAGATTGCCAACTCCCTGGAAGGATTTTACGAGTCCAGCACGAAGTTCGATACCGTCGTGACCAGGAATTGCATTCATCACTTCCGGAACATCACTTACGTCGCGAGCTGCATTCGCCAAAAAATGAACACTGGCGGCCAATGGGTTGTGATCCGAGAGCCCTACATCGAATCGGCGACGGAACTTTACCAATTTTTGCAAGGCCACCCCTACAGCCAACCGTACGGCATCTACGAATTCGGCTTTCCTGCTAGCTATTACTGCGACTCGATTGAGCTTGCAGGCTTTAAACTGAAGAGCGTTGTACCTGCCGGCTACGCTAACAGCTCACTTGCACAATTCAGCGAAGAACGGGGACGCACGCTCAATAGGCTTGGCAGCAAATTGACCGACACGATCCTGAAATACGCTCCAAGCACGACGGTTAAACTATTCAGAACCGAGCAGGCGATACGCGATCTTCTAAACATTCACAAGAGCCTTTTCAGTAAACCTCAAGTGATGGTTTTTGAACGCGTTGAACTTGGTGAATTGCCTGAGAATGCGATCTGGTACCGCCCCTCAGCCCTGCCAGACATAGATCTAAAAGACCAAAGAACCGCAGCGTAG
- a CDS encoding ABC transporter ATP-binding protein codes for MDDLPLRIVDLHKRYGGVEALRGVSFELRHGERLAFLGPNGAGKSTMIRSLAGRCVPSRGEILVFGQPRQSKLAKQAIGWIPQEIALYDDLTSRENLIAFARFHGVPRRAIRSQVSWALKWTGLEDRKHHLVKTFSGGMQRRLNIACGVLHQPKILLLDEPTVGVDPQSRQRIFEMLDELCRNGTSILLTTHHLEEAQQRSDRIVILDAGKIVAEGSFDELVAKTVGHSNLVRIRLDRAVQAPFRLKHHLRPGIVGPSHNLVTEGSRAIETKIDDVNEQLAVLINSIHTEGYRVVDLDVQAPSLHHVFLELTGNELRD; via the coding sequence ATGGATGACTTGCCACTGAGAATTGTTGATCTGCACAAACGCTATGGGGGCGTGGAGGCGCTTCGTGGGGTCTCGTTCGAACTGCGTCACGGCGAGCGATTAGCGTTCCTCGGTCCGAACGGTGCCGGAAAGTCAACCATGATCCGATCTCTAGCCGGACGCTGTGTCCCCAGTCGTGGTGAAATCTTGGTGTTTGGCCAACCAAGGCAGTCGAAGCTTGCGAAGCAGGCGATCGGCTGGATCCCTCAGGAAATCGCTCTCTACGATGATTTGACATCGCGGGAAAACTTAATTGCCTTCGCTAGGTTTCATGGCGTCCCGCGTAGGGCGATTCGTTCGCAGGTTTCCTGGGCACTGAAATGGACCGGACTCGAAGACCGGAAGCATCATCTCGTTAAAACCTTCTCCGGCGGAATGCAACGCCGATTAAACATCGCCTGTGGTGTGCTCCATCAACCCAAAATCCTGCTACTTGATGAGCCTACCGTTGGGGTCGACCCACAAAGTCGTCAACGCATTTTCGAGATGCTCGACGAACTATGTCGCAACGGTACGTCCATCCTTTTAACGACTCACCATCTCGAAGAAGCCCAGCAGCGAAGTGATCGGATCGTGATTCTGGATGCCGGAAAAATTGTCGCCGAAGGTTCTTTCGATGAGCTCGTCGCGAAAACCGTTGGTCATTCAAATCTAGTCCGCATACGACTGGATAGGGCTGTGCAAGCACCATTTCGATTGAAGCATCATCTCCGTCCTGGAATCGTAGGGCCATCACACAACCTTGTCACCGAAGGCTCCCGCGCGATCGAAACGAAAATCGATGATGTAAACGAGCAGCTTGCCGTATTGATCAACTCAATACACACCGAAGGCTATCGAGTAGTCGACCTCGACGTGCAAGCTCCTTCGCTGCATCATGTTTTTCTGGAACTAACCGGAAACGAACTTCGAGACTAA
- a CDS encoding ABC transporter permease — translation MIWTVLTVNFKRLLHNPVELVLTFVVPVVFFSVFALIFSKGVGIGQTAKVKVAVSDLDQSDRTSAITNAIKQSDGLRVMPALGEAQGEPGQTQKDGRTAKLQGIVDLVRRGNAAVGIAVHHDSNSDVTVTLYKDSSDQVAPQVVSAIIAKILAVTKQAPPSVFKQASLARRPSVESPGPQSQPPIFSSQRDRHPTVDTSSPSTDDLAFSESADGELRIIDVMGHGKSNPVISLYAAGIAVMFLLFGASGGGGALLEERESATLDRLLSSQMSMDQLLLGKWFYLTLLGFVQVTVMFIWGQLVFGVDLLGHLDGFVMMTVVTSGAAAAFGLFLATLCKSRGQLNGLSVILILTMSALGGSMVPRYVMSDSMREVGQWTFNAWALDGYDKVFWRELPVSSLAPQLGVLMIAGVVFLLAARAFAVRWEAE, via the coding sequence ATGATCTGGACAGTATTGACCGTCAACTTTAAACGCTTGTTGCACAATCCGGTCGAGCTTGTGTTGACCTTTGTCGTTCCTGTGGTCTTCTTCAGCGTTTTCGCTTTGATCTTTAGCAAAGGCGTTGGGATTGGTCAGACAGCGAAAGTTAAAGTCGCTGTTTCCGATCTGGATCAATCCGATAGAACGTCCGCCATTACCAATGCGATCAAACAAAGTGATGGCTTGAGGGTGATGCCAGCTCTCGGCGAAGCCCAAGGCGAACCCGGCCAAACTCAAAAAGATGGTCGAACAGCCAAGCTGCAAGGGATCGTCGATCTGGTCCGTCGAGGTAACGCGGCGGTGGGAATCGCTGTTCATCACGATTCAAACAGCGATGTGACCGTCACACTCTATAAAGACTCTTCCGATCAAGTCGCACCGCAAGTCGTTTCCGCGATCATTGCAAAAATCTTGGCTGTCACCAAGCAGGCTCCACCAAGCGTCTTTAAACAAGCCTCCCTCGCCAGACGTCCCTCTGTCGAATCGCCAGGTCCTCAATCGCAACCGCCAATTTTTTCATCGCAGCGAGATCGACATCCCACTGTAGACACCTCATCCCCAAGTACAGACGACTTGGCCTTCAGCGAATCAGCTGACGGCGAACTTCGAATCATCGACGTGATGGGGCATGGGAAATCAAATCCCGTCATCAGCCTCTATGCCGCCGGTATCGCGGTCATGTTCTTGCTATTTGGCGCAAGCGGTGGAGGCGGCGCGTTATTGGAAGAACGCGAAAGTGCAACGCTTGATCGTCTGCTTTCGTCTCAGATGTCGATGGACCAATTGCTGCTCGGGAAGTGGTTTTATTTGACGCTGCTTGGATTTGTTCAAGTCACCGTCATGTTTATCTGGGGGCAACTTGTATTCGGAGTGGATTTACTTGGGCATCTCGATGGTTTTGTGATGATGACGGTCGTCACCAGTGGTGCGGCAGCAGCATTCGGGCTGTTCCTGGCAACGCTTTGCAAAAGTCGTGGTCAGCTGAATGGTTTGTCCGTGATTCTAATTCTTACGATGAGTGCACTTGGCGGTTCGATGGTGCCGCGCTATGTGATGAGTGACAGTATGCGTGAAGTCGGTCAGTGGACTTTCAACGCCTGGGCTTTGGATGGCTACGACAAGGTTTTTTGGAGGGAGTTGCCTGTTAGCAGCCTCGCACCACAGTTGGGCGTCCTTATGATCGCTGGTGTCGTATTTCTGTTGGCTGCCCGCGCGTTTGCCGTTCGCTGGGAAGCCGAGTGA
- a CDS encoding NAD(P)-dependent oxidoreductase: protein MAPDKTRIGWIGTGVMGKSMCGHLISAGYSATVYNRSREKTKPLADAGARIANSPQEVAENSDVIFTIVGFPTDVRSVILGADGVLAGTREGAIIVDMTTSEPSLAVEIARAAAAVGVQSIDAPVSGGDTGAKNAALSIMIGGDEQTIESLHPLFELMGKTIVRQGGPGAGQHTKMVNQTLIASGMISVCEGLLYAHKVGLDIPTVLKSVASGAAGSWSLSNLAPRMVNGDFDPGFFVEHFLKDMKIALDEASRMQLALPGLALGYQLYNAVAGQGHGRDGTQALILALSQLNGIDWQSQYS from the coding sequence ATTGCCCCAGATAAGACACGCATCGGATGGATCGGTACAGGAGTGATGGGGAAAAGCATGTGCGGTCATTTGATTAGCGCAGGTTACTCCGCAACCGTTTACAACCGAAGTCGGGAAAAAACAAAGCCTCTCGCCGACGCGGGGGCTCGCATCGCGAACAGTCCCCAAGAAGTCGCTGAAAACAGCGATGTGATATTCACGATCGTGGGTTTTCCCACTGATGTTCGAAGTGTCATCCTTGGTGCCGACGGAGTGTTAGCCGGGACACGAGAAGGAGCCATCATCGTCGATATGACGACCAGTGAACCTAGCTTGGCAGTCGAAATCGCTAGGGCTGCAGCAGCGGTTGGCGTTCAATCGATTGATGCCCCTGTCAGTGGCGGAGACACTGGTGCAAAGAACGCTGCCCTTTCGATCATGATCGGGGGCGACGAGCAAACAATTGAAAGCCTGCATCCTCTGTTTGAATTGATGGGCAAGACCATCGTTCGTCAGGGTGGGCCGGGCGCCGGGCAGCACACCAAAATGGTCAACCAGACATTGATCGCCAGCGGCATGATCTCCGTCTGCGAAGGCTTGTTGTATGCCCATAAAGTTGGTCTCGATATTCCCACAGTGCTAAAGAGTGTCGCATCCGGCGCGGCAGGCAGTTGGTCACTTTCGAATCTTGCCCCACGCATGGTCAACGGGGACTTTGATCCAGGGTTTTTCGTCGAGCACTTTTTAAAGGACATGAAGATCGCCCTTGACGAGGCATCACGCATGCAGCTGGCCCTACCCGGGTTGGCACTTGGCTATCAGCTCTATAATGCCGTAGCCGGACAGGGACACGGTCGTGATGGAACTCAAGCATTGATCCTCGCGTTGTCTCAACTGAACGGCATCGACTGGCAATCCCAATACTCCTGA
- a CDS encoding NADPH:quinone reductase — MKAAYLNETGGPEVINVGELDEPSVAAGQVRIRVHAACVNPIDTYVRSGLVAFDLPRPFIPGCDAAGVVDSVGEGVTEFKVGDRVWCTNQGLLGRQGTTAELICVDSQWCFPLPDNVDFQTAAANALVGVTAHLGLFRYGALTKGETVFVVGGTGGVGSMVVQMAKAVGANVITTAGNAEKVERAKQLGADYVINYTQASIGESVKAVAPDGVHLHWETRRMPNFDEAIDMLAPRGRMIVMAGRDSRPEFPVGPFYVKECSVHGFVMFKASADEMKVCAEDMNTWMSEGKLKANIATAFTIEETAQSHQLQESNAVGGKIVITL; from the coding sequence ATGAAGGCAGCTTACTTAAACGAAACCGGCGGACCTGAAGTCATCAATGTTGGCGAGCTCGATGAGCCCTCGGTCGCTGCAGGTCAGGTTCGCATTCGCGTCCACGCGGCATGCGTCAATCCCATCGACACTTATGTGCGAAGCGGACTTGTTGCTTTTGATTTGCCAAGGCCTTTCATTCCGGGGTGCGATGCTGCTGGTGTTGTCGATTCGGTCGGTGAAGGCGTGACGGAGTTTAAGGTCGGGGACCGAGTCTGGTGCACCAATCAAGGTTTGCTTGGGCGGCAAGGAACGACAGCCGAGTTGATCTGTGTTGATTCGCAGTGGTGTTTTCCGCTTCCCGATAATGTTGACTTCCAGACAGCCGCAGCAAATGCATTGGTCGGAGTCACCGCCCACCTGGGCCTGTTTCGGTACGGCGCGCTAACCAAAGGCGAAACGGTATTTGTTGTTGGTGGAACCGGTGGTGTCGGTTCGATGGTTGTTCAGATGGCCAAAGCCGTCGGTGCGAATGTCATTACCACCGCTGGTAACGCCGAGAAGGTTGAGCGTGCGAAGCAATTGGGCGCCGATTATGTCATCAACTATACACAGGCTTCGATTGGCGAATCGGTCAAAGCGGTCGCCCCCGATGGAGTTCACCTGCATTGGGAAACGCGACGAATGCCAAACTTTGATGAGGCGATCGATATGCTCGCGCCACGCGGCAGGATGATCGTGATGGCAGGACGCGATTCAAGACCGGAGTTTCCGGTTGGGCCGTTCTATGTCAAAGAGTGTTCCGTTCACGGCTTTGTGATGTTTAAAGCTTCGGCCGATGAAATGAAAGTTTGCGCTGAGGACATGAATACGTGGATGTCTGAAGGAAAACTAAAAGCAAACATCGCTACGGCTTTCACGATCGAAGAAACTGCGCAGTCGCATCAGCTACAAGAAAGTAACGCAGTCGGCGGCAAAATCGTGATTACGTTATAG
- a CDS encoding DMT family transporter codes for MLADSYHLVFPLLASLLFVGGLLLLKKATLAGTNPWTISLVANYWGAALFSLFWLTGEKPVPIELLWQPALVAVFYILGQIGTFSAINYGDVSIAAPLFGIKVLLVAILLTVLGGHTLPLAIWIAATLATVGIALVQWTGSGTRNRLWYTVLSAFGASISFSIFDVLIQTFCANQRWETGRFLPIMFWFVGLYTAVFFLGLQRDKFRDRLVRRSLLLGGMLIAMQAICIVYALSTFGDAARVNVIYSMRGIWGVLLAWGTAVFFGGNEANLSRKTMLTRLGGASLITTSVIIAILFG; via the coding sequence GTGCTGGCCGATTCATATCACCTTGTATTTCCACTTCTGGCTAGTCTGCTGTTTGTTGGTGGGTTGCTGTTACTTAAAAAAGCAACACTCGCAGGTACGAACCCTTGGACGATTTCGCTGGTCGCGAACTATTGGGGAGCCGCATTGTTTTCACTCTTTTGGTTGACCGGCGAAAAGCCGGTTCCGATAGAGTTGTTGTGGCAGCCAGCTTTGGTCGCGGTGTTCTATATCCTGGGGCAGATCGGAACGTTCTCGGCGATCAACTACGGTGATGTCTCGATTGCCGCCCCGTTATTTGGAATCAAAGTCCTGTTGGTTGCGATTCTGCTAACGGTACTCGGGGGCCACACATTGCCACTGGCGATTTGGATTGCGGCCACACTAGCGACAGTTGGGATCGCTTTGGTTCAGTGGACCGGATCGGGCACGCGGAACCGACTGTGGTACACCGTGCTGAGCGCGTTTGGGGCCAGCATCTCGTTTTCGATTTTTGATGTCTTGATCCAGACTTTCTGTGCCAACCAGCGGTGGGAAACCGGGCGATTTCTGCCGATCATGTTCTGGTTTGTCGGGCTATACACGGCGGTCTTTTTCTTGGGATTGCAGCGAGACAAGTTCCGTGACCGGTTGGTCCGCCGATCGCTTTTGTTGGGAGGAATGCTGATCGCGATGCAGGCAATCTGCATCGTTTATGCACTTTCGACCTTCGGGGACGCTGCTCGAGTCAACGTGATTTACTCGATGCGTGGGATTTGGGGAGTGCTGTTGGCTTGGGGGACTGCCGTTTTCTTTGGCGGAAACGAAGCGAATTTGAGCCGCAAGACGATGTTGACCCGTTTGGGTGGGGCGTCACTGATCACAACGTCGGTGATCATCGCCATCCTCTTTGGGTAA
- a CDS encoding galactitol-1-phosphate 5-dehydrogenase → MKAMLLTEYKNLEVTNVDDPTVGPKDLLIQVRACGICGSDIHGYDGSSGRRIPPLVMGHEAAGVVMEVGNEVTDFKVGDHVTFDSTVSCGECFHCRRGEINLCDNRMVLGVSCGEYRRHGAFAEQVAVPQHICYRLPDEMPFEHAALIEAVSVAVHAANRTPVVLGDTAVVVGSGMIGLLTIQAIKLAGCAKVIAVDLDQDRLDAALSLGADVGLNASEVDVVAEIKKLTHGRGADVALEVVGATATINTAVESVRKGGSITLVGNLAPRVEMPLQAIVTRELSVYGTCASCGEYPACIELMNSGAIKVEPLITAKATLEEGPEWFKRLYAGEKGAMKVILQPTVSA, encoded by the coding sequence ATGAAGGCCATGCTGCTGACGGAATACAAAAATCTAGAAGTCACCAACGTCGACGACCCCACTGTAGGGCCCAAGGATCTTTTGATCCAAGTTCGCGCCTGCGGAATCTGTGGTAGCGACATCCACGGTTACGACGGCAGCAGCGGACGCCGCATTCCACCGTTGGTGATGGGGCACGAGGCTGCGGGGGTTGTCATGGAAGTTGGCAATGAGGTCACTGACTTTAAAGTTGGCGATCACGTCACGTTTGACTCAACAGTTTCGTGTGGCGAGTGCTTTCACTGTCGTCGTGGCGAAATCAATCTGTGCGACAACCGAATGGTCCTTGGCGTTTCATGCGGCGAATACCGTCGACATGGGGCATTCGCAGAGCAGGTCGCTGTGCCTCAGCACATTTGTTATCGACTTCCCGATGAGATGCCATTTGAGCACGCGGCACTGATTGAAGCTGTTTCTGTGGCTGTCCATGCAGCCAACCGAACTCCTGTTGTTCTTGGTGATACGGCTGTGGTCGTTGGTAGCGGGATGATCGGTTTGTTGACCATCCAGGCAATCAAGTTGGCCGGTTGTGCCAAAGTCATCGCTGTCGACTTGGACCAAGATCGATTGGATGCGGCGCTCTCATTGGGTGCCGATGTCGGTCTAAATGCGAGCGAAGTGGACGTCGTTGCGGAAATTAAAAAGCTGACCCACGGGCGGGGAGCCGATGTCGCACTGGAAGTTGTCGGTGCGACCGCGACGATCAATACCGCTGTCGAATCGGTTCGCAAAGGTGGCTCGATCACATTGGTCGGCAACTTGGCTCCTCGCGTCGAAATGCCACTGCAGGCGATCGTGACTCGCGAATTGAGTGTTTACGGAACCTGTGCTTCGTGCGGTGAATACCCCGCGTGTATCGAACTGATGAACTCGGGGGCGATCAAGGTCGAGCCGCTGATTACGGCGAAAGCGACTTTGGAAGAAGGCCCTGAATGGTTCAAGCGGTTGTACGCCGGCGAAAAAGGCGCGATGAAAGTCATCCTGCAGCCCACCGTTTCTGCCTAA
- a CDS encoding aldose epimerase family protein yields MLSLKPIYTVAAIAAALLVSPIVASAAEVKTADDIKIVTLKNKQGMTVKVTNYGAIIMSIVVPDKKGEMGDVVLGYDDIRSYTNAVDKPYFGAVVGRYGNRIAKGKFTIDGTEYSLPINNTPNSLHGGIIGFDKVIWDLKVDDDNNAVQLSYNAKDGEEGYPGNLACSVTYTLTDDNEIKIDYLATTDKATPVNLTQHTYFNLKGEGEGTILDHELMLNANRYTPVDETLIPTGKTPAVQGTPFDFTTAKPIGRDIKQENEQLKFGGGYDHNWVLDKAGQTGEMTLAARVVEPTTGRVLEVSTTEPGIQFYCGNFLDGRLKGKAGKEYVYRGGFCLETQHYPDSPNQPSFPSTILQPGDEYETSTVFKFSTVK; encoded by the coding sequence ATGCTCTCTCTCAAACCGATCTATACCGTAGCGGCCATCGCTGCAGCTCTGCTTGTTAGTCCCATTGTTGCCTCTGCTGCCGAAGTCAAAACGGCCGACGACATTAAGATTGTTACCCTGAAGAACAAGCAGGGCATGACGGTCAAAGTCACCAACTACGGTGCGATAATCATGTCAATTGTCGTCCCGGATAAGAAAGGCGAAATGGGAGACGTGGTTCTTGGGTATGACGATATCCGCAGCTACACCAACGCCGTTGACAAGCCTTACTTTGGTGCCGTTGTCGGACGATATGGAAACCGCATCGCCAAAGGTAAGTTTACCATCGATGGTACTGAGTACTCGTTGCCGATTAACAATACGCCGAACAGCCTTCACGGCGGCATCATCGGCTTTGACAAAGTGATCTGGGATCTGAAAGTCGATGACGACAACAACGCGGTTCAGCTGAGCTACAACGCGAAGGATGGGGAAGAAGGTTATCCAGGTAACCTCGCTTGCTCAGTCACCTACACGTTGACTGATGATAATGAAATCAAAATCGACTACTTGGCGACCACCGATAAGGCGACGCCAGTCAACCTGACTCAGCACACCTACTTCAATTTGAAAGGCGAAGGTGAAGGAACGATTCTCGATCACGAATTGATGCTGAACGCCAACCGGTACACACCTGTTGACGAGACCTTGATTCCCACCGGCAAAACTCCTGCCGTACAAGGGACCCCATTTGACTTCACGACAGCCAAGCCGATTGGGCGTGATATCAAACAAGAAAACGAACAGTTGAAGTTCGGTGGTGGTTACGATCACAACTGGGTCTTGGACAAGGCTGGCCAGACTGGCGAAATGACCCTGGCTGCTCGCGTTGTTGAACCAACCACTGGACGCGTTTTGGAAGTCTCCACGACCGAACCCGGAATCCAGTTCTACTGCGGCAACTTCTTGGATGGGCGTTTGAAGGGCAAGGCTGGGAAAGAATACGTTTACCGTGGCGGATTCTGCCTTGAAACCCAGCACTACCCAGACAGCCCAAACCAGCCAAGCTTCCCGTCGACCATTTTGCAACCGGGTGACGAATACGAAACGTCAACCGTGTTCAAGTTTTCGACCGTCAAATAA
- a CDS encoding DNA-directed RNA polymerase subunit alpha C-terminal domain-containing protein: MGTRIPLSRADEEARLRQERLDLSIAEMGLSVRTTNCLEETGILTVRDLLKATPRRLLSISNFGEKTLGEVYAALEELGFYRPSRRPDQPR; this comes from the coding sequence ATGGGCACTCGAATTCCGTTGAGCCGCGCCGACGAGGAAGCTCGCTTGCGTCAAGAACGTTTGGACTTGAGCATCGCAGAGATGGGGCTTTCGGTTCGCACAACGAACTGCTTGGAAGAAACAGGTATTCTGACCGTCCGTGATTTGCTCAAAGCGACTCCACGACGATTGCTTTCGATCAGCAACTTTGGTGAGAAAACGCTCGGTGAAGTTTACGCCGCGCTAGAGGAGTTAGGATTTTATCGACCGAGTCGTCGTCCCGACCAACCTCGGTAA
- a CDS encoding TM2 domain-containing protein: MTSYTNAYQAPQSAIYAQTPPSHLTLAAYLYWILGVFGAHRFYLGRPITGLIYMFTGGLLFVGWIIDAFTMQSMVDDAQRRYKIGEIDYTLAWVLFSFLGVFGVHRFYMGKIFSGVLYLLTGGLLGIGLIYDLLTLNEQVSELNG; the protein is encoded by the coding sequence ATGACAAGTTACACAAACGCCTACCAAGCTCCACAATCTGCGATCTACGCCCAGACACCTCCGTCTCATTTGACGCTCGCTGCGTACCTTTACTGGATTTTGGGAGTCTTTGGGGCTCACCGTTTCTATCTCGGTCGGCCCATTACAGGGCTGATCTACATGTTCACCGGAGGATTGCTGTTTGTCGGATGGATCATCGATGCGTTCACGATGCAGTCGATGGTCGATGATGCTCAGCGTCGGTATAAAATCGGAGAAATCGACTACACGCTGGCTTGGGTACTGTTCAGCTTTTTGGGCGTGTTCGGTGTCCACCGCTTTTACATGGGAAAGATATTTAGCGGTGTGCTCTATTTGTTAACCGGTGGTCTGCTCGGGATTGGGTTGATTTACGATCTGCTAACGCTGAACGAACAGGTCAGCGAATTAAACGGCTGA
- a CDS encoding MotA/TolQ/ExbB proton channel family protein, whose product MSPTVFLAMDLPLALLAMQSDGAEAERAGAADIILSGGITGALILIVLLGLSFFAAYLVFDQVMTLRRSEVLPEGLGETVRQSLLTSRIPEADAACRREPSVLSVVLLSGLAEMDFGWLQVEKSVEDALAEQSSRMMRRIEYLSVIGNIAPMVGLLGTVTGMIFAFQQVATTRGAAGAGDLAEGIYQALVTTVGGLIVAIPSLAAYAIARNRVDTLIADVAFQAQHALAPIKRRPSKQVAPPKTPKT is encoded by the coding sequence ATGAGCCCTACTGTATTCCTTGCGATGGACCTTCCACTTGCGCTACTTGCCATGCAAAGCGACGGTGCAGAGGCGGAGCGTGCCGGGGCCGCCGATATCATTTTGAGCGGCGGCATCACAGGTGCATTGATCTTGATCGTGCTGCTGGGACTAAGCTTCTTTGCAGCCTATCTGGTATTCGATCAAGTGATGACACTGCGAAGAAGCGAAGTGCTACCGGAAGGCTTGGGTGAAACCGTACGACAATCGCTCCTGACGTCTCGAATTCCCGAGGCCGACGCGGCATGCCGTAGAGAACCAAGCGTGCTCAGTGTGGTGCTTCTTAGCGGCCTTGCCGAGATGGACTTTGGTTGGCTGCAGGTAGAAAAATCCGTCGAGGATGCTTTGGCTGAACAATCATCAAGGATGATGCGACGAATCGAATACCTATCGGTCATCGGCAACATCGCTCCGATGGTCGGACTGTTAGGGACCGTCACTGGGATGATTTTCGCGTTTCAGCAAGTCGCAACGACTCGAGGTGCGGCCGGTGCTGGCGACCTCGCCGAAGGCATTTACCAAGCTTTAGTGACAACCGTGGGTGGATTGATCGTCGCGATTCCTTCACTCGCTGCCTATGCGATCGCACGAAACCGCGTTGACACCCTCATTGCGGACGTCGCCTTTCAAGCTCAACACGCTTTGGCCCCGATCAAGCGGCGTCCCAGCAAGCAAGTCGCACCACCCAAAACGCCAAAAACATAG